Below is a genomic region from Bacteroidota bacterium.
GGCCGGCGTATCGCCAGGATGAGCGGCATTCCTCTTGAGGCAGCCATGATCAGCGACATCCCGGGATATACATGGTCACTCGTCACCACCCTGGCACAAAGCGGGATAAAATATTTTTCTATAGGTCCCAATACCGGTCACCGTATTGGATCATTTCTGGAAACATGGGCCGACAAACCCTTTTACTGGGAATCACCCGATGGAAAAAACAGAATTCTCTGCTGGGTTGCAGGAAAAGGATACTCCTGGTATCATACGGGTCTTGGCTTTACAAAAATCAGAAATAAGCTGAATGAAAAAAACATCTTTGAATATGTCAGTCAGCTTGAAAGTTCAGGATTCCCCTATGATATGTCCATCTTCCGGTACAATATAGGATCGGATAACGGTCCGCCTGATCCATACATTGCGGATGTGGTGAAAGAGTGGAATGAAAGGTACATCTCCCCCCGGATTATCATTTCGACCGTCAGCGAGTCATTCAAAATATTTGAAGACAAGTATGGAGCCCAACTATCGGTTTACAGAGGAGATTGGACTCCTTTTTGGGAGGATGGTGCAGCTTCTTCTGCGCGTGAAACAGCGCTGAACCGCCAGGCTTCAGAGCGTCTTGTGCAGGCTCAGACTTTATGGGCTATGAGGGATCCCCATCATTATCCTTCGGGGATTTTTGCTGAAGCATGGAAAAACATCCTCTTGTTTGATGAACATACGTGGGGTTCATGGAACAGCATAAGTGAACCCGAAAATCCTTTTACCTTGCAGCAATGGGCTATCAAACAGGAATTTGCCAAGAAAGCCGATAGCCTGTCAAAAATTCTGGCACAGGTAATTACTACCGAAGAGGAGTCAGAATATGATCCAGGTGATGCATTTGATATCTTGAACACCTGTTCCTGGTCAAGGTCAGATATTATTTTGCTATCTCCTGAACAAAGCAAGGCCGGCGATATAGCAAAGGATGAATCCGGAATGGTATGGCCTTCGCAGCGTCTGTCGACAAATGAACTGGCAGTGGCGATAGAAAATGTACCTCCCCTGGGTGCCATGAGGCTTTTCATTAGTTCCGGATCGCAGGTAATTTGGGGGAAAACAATGACAAACACAAGACAACTTTCAAACGATAAAATTATTCTGGATATAGATACTAATACTGGTTCCATCTCTTCATTACTTCTTAAAAACAAGGATTACAACCTCGTTGACATAAATGCCGGACAGGGACTGAACCAGTATTTATATATTACAGGGCGCAACCCGGGCAATCCACTTACTGTAAACCGTTCTTCCATTCATATTAATGAAGATGGAGGCCTTGTTAAATCAATTATTACAGAATCAGTAGCTCCGGGATGCAATAAAATCAGCAGCGAAATAATGATTTATGAAGGATCAGACAGAGTCGATATCATCAACACTATTGATAAGAAAAAAATCTTTGACCCGGAAGGAGTTTTTTTTGGTTTTCCTTTCCACATACCTGATGGTCTGGTAACGATCAACCTGTCGATTGGCAACTACTCTCCCGGTGAAGGACAGATACCTGGTTCATGCATGAATTATTACACTGCCGGCAGATGGGTTGATGTTTCAAATGCAGATATGGGTGTTACATTCATCACGACTGACGCTCCGCTCATTGAACTTGGCAGGATTACAACCGATGCCACATCAACAGGATGGATCAGGGAATATCAGCCCACCCAGATGATATTTTCTTATGTAATGAATAATTACTGGGAAACAAATTACCTGGCTTCACAGGAAGGGATTGCCGTTTGCAGATATACACTGATTCCACATCAAAAATTTGATCCCTCACAAGCTGAAAAATGGGCAACAGAACTTTCTCAGCCCTTAGTGATTTTACCAGCCAATAGAGATTTGCCTTTACAAAAGAGTTTATTGGAACTCAGCAATAACAAGGTAATCATCAACTCTATAAAACCAAGTGACGATAACGAAGCGATAATGATCCGATTATATAATACCAGCGAAGAAGAACAGGAGGTTGAAATAATGTGGGGGGCATTGAAACCGCAAAATATTTACATGAGCAATTTTGACGAAGAAAGAAAGGGTTTGACCGGATCAAAATTTAGGTTAAATCCCTATGAGATAATATCCTTGCGCGTTGAATGAATGGCAATATGAATCCAATAATCCCCGCATTGAAATGCGAGGCCAGTTAGAGAATATTATTCATTCACCCTTATTTTGATTACCCATGCATGCATACATGGCGGGTTTTTTTGCAGGGGTTCAGGAATGTAAGCCGTAAAGCCTTTGCCCACCTTCTCCCATTTCAGGGAAATGTTGGAGCCAAGGAGGGTAATTGTGGCATTTTGGACAGGACAGTACGATGTCAATCCGATCATTGATGGAACCTCTATTTCGTCTTCATCAGCCAGATAAATCAGATAAACGGATCCCTCTTTTTTCTGTGTGAGACACACTTTCCCTTCCTTATATGGTTCGAGTGGGCGGGTGCCAAAGATAGCTTCCCCGTTAATGGTCATCCAGTCTCCTACCTCCTTAAGCATTCTATAAGCACCTTCATCCCATGTTCCGTCTGGCCCGGGTGCAATATTCAGGAGGAGGTTACCACCTTTGGCAATAATATCAGTGAGCATGTGAACAACCTGGTGACCCGACAGATATTTGGCATCCTTCACCCATGACCAGCCACCACCAGAAATGATGCATGATTCCCAGGGATAAGGAAGCATTTTATCCGGCACCTGATTTTCAGGGGTTAAATAGTTCTGATTTTTACCTGGCACCGCCCTGTCAACGACGATCAGTCCGGGTTGCTTTTCTCTGGCCTCTTTCACCATTTCGTCCATTTTTATATCCTGACTTTGAATGAAACCTCCTCTGTACCACGGTCTGTTTACCTCTTGGATAATTTCTTCTCTCGTTAAAGTTCTTACCCATCCGCCATCGAGCCAAAGGATTTCTATTTTACCATAATCCGTCAGCAGTTCGGTGATCTGGTTATGGGTAAACTCAACATACTTAGCCCACCGGTCAGGATACTTTTGAATATCATAATTGACATTCCTGTCGGGCGTGGCAAAGTTAGGCCACCAATAATCAGGGCAATGCCAGTCAGGTTTAGAGAAATATGCACCCACCCATAAACCTTCATTTCTAAAGGCATTGAATATCTCTTTTGTAATATTTGCCCGTGGATTTTGATGAAATAGGCATGATGTATCTGTGATTTTATAATCGGTGTATTTTGTATCGAACATGCAAAAACCATCATGATGCTTGGTCGTAAAGATCACATACTTCATACCGGCTTGCTTTGCTGCCAACGCCCATTTTTCAGGGGCAAAACTCACGGGATTGAAGGTGGTTTTCAGATTCTCATACTGATGTTTGTATTCTTCATAATTATCTGTTTTCCGGCGGCACCAGCCTTCATCCTCAGCACAAATAGACCATGACTCCACTATACCCCACTGGC
It encodes:
- a CDS encoding alpha-L-fucosidase, giving the protein MRIKSFLLIIFSSFMFHVYPQSQIYVPETDPLVLQKIDQWQDLKFGLLMHWGPYSQWGIVESWSICAEDEGWCRRKTDNYEEYKHQYENLKTTFNPVSFAPEKWALAAKQAGMKYVIFTTKHHDGFCMFDTKYTDYKITDTSCLFHQNPRANITKEIFNAFRNEGLWVGAYFSKPDWHCPDYWWPNFATPDRNVNYDIQKYPDRWAKYVEFTHNQITELLTDYGKIEILWLDGGWVRTLTREEIIQEVNRPWYRGGFIQSQDIKMDEMVKEAREKQPGLIVVDRAVPGKNQNYLTPENQVPDKMLPYPWESCIISGGGWSWVKDAKYLSGHQVVHMLTDIIAKGGNLLLNIAPGPDGTWDEGAYRMLKEVGDWMTINGEAIFGTRPLEPYKEGKVCLTQKKEGSVYLIYLADEDEIEVPSMIGLTSYCPVQNATITLLGSNISLKWEKVGKGFTAYIPEPLQKNPPCMHAWVIKIRVNE
- a CDS encoding glycosyl hydrolase-related protein is translated as MKTSLKQGVFLLFIILIAFRALSQDLPSSWLEGYTGDVKGEVFTYHSPHPEATTSLLVRNIDSTRYIEWTIESLPHTSPGKIVTYVWMYGIDVNEKKFAYKVYLDDKYILTFTNPQDTLLKTWIVKGNNNISLTFRSTLVDKYGDLMGYAFMEIPSGLIKTDRPVKLRVVGETAGDRSWYMTFRYKLQSKASVKQEPALIRGIEGPEYLIRFDIHHFGTPAQATIIAGDKKIIKKILIGLNQEYVPISIDLEKIEATVVVNGDTVSNQCVLLEPVKQMNLYLLHHTHTDIGYTHVQTEVEEMHRSFIEQAIDLARKTRGYPEGARFKWNTEVMWGADCFLAHADTIQRKEFIEAVHKGWIELDGLYANELTGLCNQEELIRLTEAGRRIARMSGIPLEAAMISDIPGYTWSLVTTLAQSGIKYFSIGPNTGHRIGSFLETWADKPFYWESPDGKNRILCWVAGKGYSWYHTGLGFTKIRNKLNEKNIFEYVSQLESSGFPYDMSIFRYNIGSDNGPPDPYIADVVKEWNERYISPRIIISTVSESFKIFEDKYGAQLSVYRGDWTPFWEDGAASSARETALNRQASERLVQAQTLWAMRDPHHYPSGIFAEAWKNILLFDEHTWGSWNSISEPENPFTLQQWAIKQEFAKKADSLSKILAQVITTEEESEYDPGDAFDILNTCSWSRSDIILLSPEQSKAGDIAKDESGMVWPSQRLSTNELAVAIENVPPLGAMRLFISSGSQVIWGKTMTNTRQLSNDKIILDIDTNTGSISSLLLKNKDYNLVDINAGQGLNQYLYITGRNPGNPLTVNRSSIHINEDGGLVKSIITESVAPGCNKISSEIMIYEGSDRVDIINTIDKKKIFDPEGVFFGFPFHIPDGLVTINLSIGNYSPGEGQIPGSCMNYYTAGRWVDVSNADMGVTFITTDAPLIELGRITTDATSTGWIREYQPTQMIFSYVMNNYWETNYLASQEGIAVCRYTLIPHQKFDPSQAEKWATELSQPLVILPANRDLPLQKSLLELSNNKVIINSIKPSDDNEAIMIRLYNTSEEEQEVEIMWGALKPQNIYMSNFDEERKGLTGSKFRLNPYEIISLRVE